GCCCGATGACCCGGGGCGTGCGCGATTCCGCCCTGATGATGCAGGCGATCGCCCGGCCCGATTCCCGCGACATGGCGGCGTCGCTTGCCGAGCCGCCGGACTATCTCGCCGGCCTGGAGGACGGGGTGCGCGGCCTGCGCGTCGCCTGGAGCCCCCGACTCGGCTTTGCCGCCACCGTCGATCCCGAGGTGGCCCGTCTGACCGAGGCGGCGGCCAAGCGCTTCGCCGACCTCGGCGCGATCGTGGAAGAGGCCGATCCGGGCTTCTCCGATCCGGTCGAGACCCTGAACGGGATCTGGCTCGTCGGCGCCTGGTGCGTGCTGCGGGCGATCCCGGAGGAGAAACGCGGCCTCGTCGAGCCGGCCCTGAGGGCTGCGGCCGAGCGCGGGCGCGAGATCGCGGCGCCCGACTTCGTCGCCGCCCTCAACGCCCGCGGCGCGCTGTTCACCGCCATGGCGCGGTTCCACCGGAGCTACGACCTGCTCCTGACGCCGTCGCTCGCCACCCCCGCCTTCACGGCCAGCAACCTGACGCCGCCCGACGGACGCTTCGGCGACGACTGGCTGAACTGGACGCCGTTCTCCTACCCCTTCAACCTCACCGGCCAGCCGGCCGCGACCGTGCCTTGCGGGCCGACGGAGACCGGGCTGCCGGTCGGCTTGCAGATCGTCGGCCCGATGGGCGCCGATGCCCGGGTGCTCTCGGCCTCTCGCGCTTACGAGGCGGCCTATCCCTGGCCGGTCCTGGCCGCGCCGCGGGTGACGCATCGCGCGTGAGGGGATCGTCGCGGCCGGTCCCGTCCGGGACGGCCGCCGGCGACGTGACGGGAGCAGCGCTCGATCGCACTGCAATCGAGCGCTGCTCCAGGCCGTTAATCTTGCGACATTGTCTACGCCGAACCGGTGTCCGCTTCGTCGGAAGATGCCCGAGGTGGCCGTACCGGCGGGCCGTCCCCGTCGCGCCTGCGTCCCGTTCAGGTCGAAACGGCCATGTCACGAAGCCGCGAGCGATGCGCGCAGGCTCCACCGGCTCCGAACCGCCCCTGTTCGCCGGCGTTGTTCGACCCTGAGGAAACTCTTCCTTCGCAATCAGGAGATGGTGCCATGAGGCATCTCGTTCTCGCATCCGCGCTCGCTGCCGGTGCCCTCGCCCTGTCCACGGCCGGGGCCGATGCTCGCGGCTTCGGGGGCGGCGGCTTCCGGGGCGGCGGTTTCGGTGGGGGCGGCTTCCACGGTGGTGGCTTCCATGGCGGCGGCCTCGGCGGGGCCGGGTTCCGAGGCGGCGGTTTCGGCGGCGGCTTCCGGGGGGCGGGCCTCGGCGGAGGCTATCGCGGCGTCGGTGTCGGCGGGTACCGGGGCGGCTATGGCGGGTACCGTAGCGCCGGCTTCGGCGCCTATCGGGGTGGCTATGGCGGCTACGGTTATCGCGGGGGCTACGGGCGCGGCCTCGGATACGGCCTCGCCGGGGTCGGCCTCGGCCTCGGGCTCGGCTACGGCCTGTCCAGCGTCGGATATGATGGCGGCTACGGCGGCTATGGCGGCACTTACGGCGGCTGCGGTCCCTATGCCTATTTCGACGACGTCTACGGGACCTGCGTCTCGTACGGTTACGGCTACTGACGCGGGACGCGGCCTCTCCGCGTCATGAGGAGGCCGGGCGCATGCGCCCGGCCAGCATCCGGGGGAAGATCCCCGGCCGCCGCATCCGGGCCGGGATCGGCCTTTCTGCGAAGCACTTCGTTGCACCCGTCAGGGCGCCAGGATGATCTCTGCGAGCGCCAGGGCCTTGGCCAGGGCGGCCTCCGTCTTCGGAGTCGGCGGGGCCGGGACCTGGGCTTCGCGCCGCAGCGCCGCCAGCACGGCATCCCGCGCGTGCGGGTCCCGCTCCGCCCGCTCGCGCAGGAGGGCGGCGACGATCAACTCAAGGGCACCCAGGCGCGCCTCGACGTCGTCCTCGAACGTGAGCGGCGCGCTCATCGGCCCTCCCGGCGCTTCCTTCGCTGACTCACGGTATCATTCCCGCAACTCGTCGATCCGTGCCGCGAGGAGCCGGATCTTGCACGACGAGGCGAGCTGTCCCGCCGCCGAGCCGCCATGATAGTCGAAATCGTAGAGACTGTCGCAGTGGCGCCGGGCATACTCCTCCCAGGCGCCTTGCGCGGCGAGAAAGGCCTTGCGCCAGTTCTCCGCATCCTCGCGGCCGGCGAGGCTGCCGGGGCTCGGCGCCCGTGTGGCGACCGCCGCGATCGTGGCGAGCTTGCGCTCCACCAGGGTCCCGAGCCGCCCGCGCAGCGTCGTGACGGCCTCCTCCAGGCACGCGCCCTTCCGGTATTCCGGCAGATCCTTGCCGGTACAGGCCCGGATCGCCGCCGCCGCGGAGACCGGCTTGTCCGCGGGGGCGGCCGCCGGAACCGCCGCGGCAGGGACGGCCGCGAGGACGAGCGCGAGGCCCGCCGCGCACAGGTCGGGCTTCATCCGAGCCATGGCCCCAGCCAGTCGCCGCCGGCCAGCGCGATGCCGAGCGCCGCGATCGCCGCTCCGGTCAGGAGCAGCAGCACCTGCTCGCGCGACGGCCGGCGGCGTCCGCGCGCATGCCGCCAGGGATTGACCAGTTCCATCCTACTCGGCCGCGGCTTTGCGCGCGCGGCGGCGCGGGGCGGGCTTCTCCTCCGGGGCCTCGGGCAAGGCGGGGGGCGGCGCCTCGGCCGCTTCCTGCGGCACTGCGGCGTCCCGCCGGCGCTGCCCGAGGCCGAGGCTCTTGGCCAGGGCCGAGCGCTGGGCGGCGTAGCTCGCCGCGACCATCGGGTAATCGTGCGGCAGGCCGAATTTCTGCCGGTAATCCGCCGGCGTCAGGCCCTGCGACGTGAGATGGCGCTTGAGCGAGCGGTAGGACTTGCCGTCCAGGAAACTGATCAGGTGGTCGGGCGTGACCGACTTGCGGATTTGCGCCGGGGTCGCCCTTATCTCCTCGACCGCCGGCGCTGCCGGCTGGCCGAGCGCCGCCAGCGAGGCGTGCACCGACGCGATCAGTGCCGGCAATTCCGCTGCCTGAAGATTGTTGTTCGCGACATAGGACGAGACGATGTCGGCCGCGAGGCCGACGAACTCAGACTGCTGCTCCAGGTTGACGTCCGACACGAGGTTCCATCCCGATCTGAGCAACCCGGTTCGTTCCGAGTCGTCCAGGCATATCGGACAAAGCGCGCCGCCATCAAGTGCAACCATGCGACCTTCAAGGAAAAACTGTGTATCGCGGGCGGGGTGTGGTTTCGTCCGACCGGTCTTCTCCCTGCCGTCGCCGGTTGCACCGCGAGTCACGTGCCGCACGGCCGGCCTGTTGCACCGCCTCCGCCCCACATCAGCCTTCCCGTCCTGACAAGGAAACCGGCACGGCCGGGCGCCGGCGCGCCGAAACCTTTCCGGCAATCGCCCCGGCATGGTCTGATCCCCCACGGCTGGCATCCGACCCTGCGTCCTCCACCCTTTCGCGATCGCCCTGCAAGAAGGCCTTGACCGGTTCGGCGAACCAGCCTATCAGCACCGCACCCGAGGCGGTGACGCGCCACCCTGGACAGACGGAGCTCTCCTCTGGTCCACGGCGCTCAATACCTCGATGGGGGATAGTTTAACGGTAGAACAGCGGACTCTGACTCCGTTAGTCGTGGTTCGAATCCACGTCCCCCAGCCAACCGTTTTGCCCGTCAAGTCGATGACTTGGCGGGTTTTTTCTTGCGTGCGGCCGTCACGGGCGGGTCTTGCAATGGTGGCTGCCCGTCATGTGATGGGCGCCGCAGCGCGGACCGGACGATTGTGCCTTACGCCGGGGTCGTGGTTCCCTCCGTCGTCGGACGCGGCCACGAGGATCGCCGTGCCGTCCGGGGTCGGCGGTTCGACATGGTCGACGGACGCTCGCTGGATGTGAATATATTCCTTGGATGAGCGGTCGCCGGGAGTGAGCGGTCCTTGAGGTTCCGGGCCGGAGGACAGTGCCGTCCTTGGCTCGCCCCGAGTCTTGTTGACCGGCGTGGAGCGGTGCGATGCGCGGCCTCGCCGCATGCCTTGTCGGCAGCCGGTCCGGTCCGTGTGAGAGCGAGGCGTTCGACGATCGCTCCGGCAGCGTCCCGCATCCATGCCGGCCGACGTAAGCCTCACGTCGGCCTCGGCGCGGATGCAGGGCGCGGGAGCCCCGCCGACGAGGCGGATGGACGGGCGGGAGCGGGTGAGCGCTCGGCGTGACCGCGGGCCGTCAGCCCACGGCCGCGCGCAGCGAGCGGGCGCAAGCCGAAAGGATCGCCCGTGCCGTGTCCGGATCATCGTCCTGCAGCACGGCTTCGAGGGTGCCGACGGTCTCGGCCAGCAGCTTTTCGCCGTCGGCGACGCCCTGCTTGTGCAGCGCGACCGCGAGCGCGGTGGCCAGGGTGGCGAAGGCGACGCCCACATCCTGATCGGTCATGGGGGGCATCCGAATCTGGCGAAGGAGAAGGGGGATGATGGTGGGCGCGACAGGGATCGAACCTGTGACCCCTACGATGTCAACGTAGTGCTCTCCCGCTGAGCTACGCGCCCATCAACCGGCTTGGCGACGCATGACGCAATCGCCTCGCGACCTGTTCCGGCAACCTTCGAAACCGAGGCGCCATCTGGCATTATATAGACACTCCGGACCATTCGGTCCGGCACCGCTCCGAGGGAAAACCCTGACATTCCGGAGTGGCAATGGTGGGCGCGACAGGGATCGAACCTGTGACCCCTACGATGTCAACGTAGTGCTCTCCCGCTGAGCTACGCGCCCTCGGCGCCGCGTTTGGCGGCTCCGGTGTGAGAGGGCGTATAGAGGCAGTTGCGGCGGGTGACAAGCGGGTTCCTGCGGCAACGCAGTTTTCCATTGCCGGCTCTCGCATGCCGTTCACCCGGCCCGGGCCCACGGCCCCGACATGGCCGTCGCCCGCCGGGCGCTGTTGCGGGCGCGGCCCCGGGCGGCCCGGGCCCTGGCGGCGGGGCTCGGGCTCGAGGTTCCGGCCTTCGACGCCTGGTGGCTGCACCTGCTGGCCTTGCGCGACATCGGCAAGGTCTCGGTCGCGTTCCAGGCCAAGGTGCCGGCGTTCTTCCCCACGCACCGGCCGCCGCCGTCAACGCGCCTCATCGATCCCGGCCATCCGGCGGCGGGCCTGCTGCCTGCTGCAGCCGATCCTCGGGCATCACGGCCGCCCGGTGACGATCCCGGAGATCTGGCAGCCGGAGGACTGGCGCCCCCACTTACCCGCCGGCTTCCGCCGAGGCCGCTCTCGCCTACTGGGTGGCCGTGGAGGCGCTGTTACCGGCGCCGGAACGTCCCACACCCGGAACCCGGCCGCCCAAAGGGCGAGCTGGCCGCTCGCCGATTGGATCGGCTCCAACCCGGCCTGGTTTCCCTGCGCCGCGCCGGAGGCCCACCTCCCCGCCTATTGGGACGAGGTCTGCAGCCGGGCCGAGGCGGCTTTGCGCGCGGCCGGCCTGGTCCCGGCGCGTCCCGGCCCGCGCCGCACCTTTGCGGCACTGACGCGCCTGCCCTACGCACCGACTGCGATCCAGACCTGGGCCGAGAGCGTGTTCGAGAGCGTGTTCTTGCCGGACGGGCCGCTCCTGATCCTGATCGAGGACGTGACCGGGCGCGGCCAGACCGGGGCGGCCCTGATGCTCGCCCATCGCCTCCTCGCCGCCGGCCGGGCCGACGGCCTCTACCTGGCCCTGCCCACCACCGCGACCGCCAACGCCAAGGTCGACCGGATCATGCCCCTCGCCGGGGGCCTCTACGCCGAAGGCGCGCCCGTCCCTCGCCCTGGCCCACGTCCGCGCCGACCTGCACCCGCGCCGACCTGCACCCGCGCTTCCGCGCCGCCGCCGAGGGGTTTGCGGAGTCCGAATCCGGGGCCAGGAGTCGGAGTCGGGCGCCGTCGCCGAGGCCTGGCTCGCCGGAGAGCGCCGCTCGCCGAATCTCGGAATCGGCACCATCGACCAGGTGGTGCTGGCCGTGCTGCCGAACCGCTACGGCACGGTCCGCCTCGCCGGCCTCGCCGGCAAGGTGCTGATCGTCGACGAGGCCCATGCCTACGACGCCTATGTGAGCGCCGAGCTCGTCACCGTCCACGCCGCCGGCGGCGGCACCGTAATCCTCTCCGCCACCCTGCTCTCCGCCGCCAAGGCCAGGCTGGTGACGAGCTGGCGCCGCGCCGTCGGCGCGGCCGGGTGCTGGTGGCGCCCCAGGTCGCCGAGGGCTCCCTCGACCCCGATTTCGACCTCATGGTCACCGATCTCGCGTCGATCGACTCGGCGCTCCGGTGCGCCGGCCGCCTGTGGCGCCACGAGGGGGCGTGGCGCCGGGAGGGCCGCATCCGGCCGATCATCTGCCCTTGTCTCGAAGGGTGAGCGTCATCGAATGGCGTTCCCCGCAGGCCTCAGGCGCAACCCGTCGATGCCGCCTCAATGCGCGTCTAGACGGAGACGGCATCCGGGAGACGGATCCCTCCGAAGATGGAAGGTGCAACATCGTCTCCATGACGGGAGCGAATCATCATGTCGACGAGGTGGGAAATCTTCTCTTTCCAGTCTATATGAAACCCGAATTTGATACCGAGGCGATGGATGTCTTGAGGAATGTAGGGTCCTCCCGTATATGTCAGCTGATTATCGATTTTTACCAAAGATTGGAGACGGCGATCATCGTGCGGAGTGCCGATGATTTTTAAAATCTGCTCTATTATATTTGCAAATATAAATTTTGTTGGGTGATTGTGCGTTATCATAAGAAATTCGTCCTGATACGACTCGCGCATCAGGCCGGAGATGGTCACGTCGAGGGATTTTTCTTTCACTATCAGCTGGTCGATACAGTCGTGAAATCGACCGACGCTTCCAAGATCGTTTCCGTTCTCGATTTCTGCGATGACGGCCGCTGCGCTCTCGGTTCGATCGAGAATTTTTGCAATTTCTTCGTGCCCGTAAATTTCTCCATATGAAAATTTGGGAGACATCGGCGCGTAACCAATGATGGTTATGCCGGAGATGAATATATAAGGTGCGGTAATGATTGGTTTCTGCGGAAAATTTGATCTTAGCTGGTGTGTCGACAACAGCCCATGCGTCTCATCCAGATGCTGACAAGCAATGATATCGGATGATTGCAGATGTTTATAAATTTCTTCTGCTCCTAGAAAGTCTCCATTTCTTACGTTGTCGCTAGCATGGATCGATTCGCAATTTTCGCAAACAATAATTATGTAATGTGATACGGCGGCGAGCTGACAATTCCCAAAAATGCAATTTTCATTCTTCGCCTCCAAAAATTTCAGATGTCGGGAAAAACCACTGAATGTCGTGCCGAACCGATAGCCGAGCTTCGCCAAATTTCGATCTGATTCGCCCCGGGAGGCCAGACGAGGTTCCGTCATCTCCACCGCGGATATCCTCGTGTGAGAACCCAGCGTGTAGCACGACGGTCCGGCGGTAGGGAACGAGGCCTGTGTCGAGGCAGCGGGAGAGGCGCGGTCTCGACAGGAGGCGCGCGAGTCCGGCC
This sequence is a window from Methylobacterium sp. SyP6R. Protein-coding genes within it:
- a CDS encoding amidase, which translates into the protein MTEIRDLDGTATSAAYRDRTLSPREAVADALARIDRFGPDLDAFVLVDRDRAMEAAAASEARWARGEPLGPLDGITFTVKDNIAWAGHPMRRGSLTTTDTPAAENAPIVDRLLEAGAIPLAKTTMPEFGWKGLGDSTHTGSTRNPWDTRTTTGGSSAGAAAAAALNLGLLHIGTDGAGSIRIPAAFCGIYGLKPSFGRVPAFPPSPFGPVAHLGPMTRGVRDSALMMQAIARPDSRDMAASLAEPPDYLAGLEDGVRGLRVAWSPRLGFAATVDPEVARLTEAAAKRFADLGAIVEEADPGFSDPVETLNGIWLVGAWCVLRAIPEEKRGLVEPALRAAAERGREIAAPDFVAALNARGALFTAMARFHRSYDLLLTPSLATPAFTASNLTPPDGRFGDDWLNWTPFSYPFNLTGQPAATVPCGPTETGLPVGLQIVGPMGADARVLSASRAYEAAYPWPVLAAPRVTHRA
- a CDS encoding lysozyme inhibitor LprI family protein; this encodes MARMKPDLCAAGLALVLAAVPAAAVPAAAPADKPVSAAAAIRACTGKDLPEYRKGACLEEAVTTLRGRLGTLVERKLATIAAVATRAPSPGSLAGREDAENWRKAFLAAQGAWEEYARRHCDSLYDFDYHGGSAAGQLASSCKIRLLAARIDELRE
- a CDS encoding MucR family transcriptional regulator, with the translated sequence MSDVNLEQQSEFVGLAADIVSSYVANNNLQAAELPALIASVHASLAALGQPAAPAVEEIRATPAQIRKSVTPDHLISFLDGKSYRSLKRHLTSQGLTPADYRQKFGLPHDYPMVAASYAAQRSALAKSLGLGQRRRDAAVPQEAAEAPPPALPEAPEEKPAPRRRARKAAAE
- a CDS encoding WcbI family polysaccharide biosynthesis putative acetyltransferase encodes the protein MAGKSPSPRLPGARARRMSDRVTGSRVGPDSRASCRDRASPAASTQASFPTAGPSCYTLGSHTRISAVEMTEPRLASRGESDRNLAKLGYRFGTTFSGFSRHLKFLEAKNENCIFGNCQLAAVSHYIIIVCENCESIHASDNVRNGDFLGAEEIYKHLQSSDIIACQHLDETHGLLSTHQLRSNFPQKPIITAPYIFISGITIIGYAPMSPKFSYGEIYGHEEIAKILDRTESAAAVIAEIENGNDLGSVGRFHDCIDQLIVKEKSLDVTISGLMRESYQDEFLMITHNHPTKFIFANIIEQILKIIGTPHDDRRLQSLVKIDNQLTYTGGPYIPQDIHRLGIKFGFHIDWKEKISHLVDMMIRSRHGDDVAPSIFGGIRLPDAVSV